Proteins from one Brevibacillus humidisoli genomic window:
- the motA gene encoding flagellar motor stator protein MotA encodes MEKSTYIGIVLGLLAVGVGMVLKGASLLNIFNGAAFMIIFVGTAASLFIGFPTSELKRFPTLLKIVFTEQKLIAKRKLIDEFMNWAAVARREGLLALENTSEEIEDPFLRNGMKMIIDGGEPEFVRDVLNEEISAIEERHAAGASIFTQAGTYAPTLGVLGAVIGLIAALGNLSDIDKLGHSIAAAFMATMFGIFSGYVLWHPMANKLKRKSKQEIEIKKIMVEGLLSIQAGVSPAAIEQKLLVYIPSSERTAKNEVNREEGVGVDG; translated from the coding sequence ATGGAGAAATCAACATACATAGGTATAGTGTTAGGACTGTTGGCAGTCGGGGTCGGAATGGTGTTGAAAGGGGCCAGCCTGCTCAACATATTTAACGGCGCGGCTTTTATGATCATCTTTGTCGGGACCGCGGCCTCTCTATTTATCGGCTTTCCTACCTCTGAGCTGAAAAGGTTCCCCACCTTGTTAAAGATTGTCTTTACGGAACAGAAACTGATCGCCAAACGAAAACTGATTGACGAGTTCATGAACTGGGCCGCCGTTGCCCGTCGCGAGGGCTTGCTGGCCTTGGAAAATACATCGGAAGAGATCGAAGATCCGTTCCTGCGCAACGGGATGAAGATGATCATCGACGGAGGCGAACCGGAATTCGTTCGCGACGTGTTGAATGAGGAGATCTCGGCGATTGAAGAGCGGCACGCCGCCGGTGCCTCGATTTTTACGCAGGCGGGTACATATGCTCCTACACTGGGGGTTCTCGGGGCGGTTATCGGGTTGATCGCCGCACTCGGCAACCTGTCTGACATTGACAAGCTGGGTCACTCGATTGCAGCGGCATTTATGGCGACGATGTTCGGGATCTTTTCCGGTTACGTCTTGTGGCACCCGATGGCCAACAAGTTGAAGCGCAAATCGAAGCAGGAGATTGAGATCAAGAAAATCATGGTGGAGGGACTGCTGTCCATACAAGCGGGTGTCTCTCCGGCGGCTATTGAGCAAAAATTGCTGGTGTATATCCCGTCCAGCGAACGTACCGCGAAAAATGAGGTGAATCGAGAAGAAGGTGTTGGTGTCGATGGCTAG
- the motB gene encoding flagellar motor protein MotB — protein MARRKKKHQHEEHIDETWLIPYADLLTLLLALFIVLFASSKLDAQKFDQLVQSLKVAFNGGTGFFQSPNPMPAPPNAPVPTVEMKHVQTKEEQEQERKFQQETRELQKLKEQLDNYIEQNGLKDKLETKITDLGLLITILDNALFDSGSAVVRPEARHLAAEISKLLEPQPREVTVAGHTDNVPINTREFPSNWELSSKRALNFMKILLENEKLDPRKFSATGYGEYRPIASNDTAEGRAQNRRVEVSILRNFPK, from the coding sequence ATGGCTAGGAGAAAAAAGAAGCACCAGCACGAGGAGCACATTGACGAAACCTGGTTGATCCCCTACGCCGATTTGCTCACCCTCTTGCTCGCTTTGTTTATTGTGCTGTTCGCCTCCAGCAAACTGGATGCGCAGAAGTTCGATCAGTTGGTTCAGTCACTCAAAGTGGCTTTCAATGGAGGGACGGGATTCTTCCAAAGTCCCAATCCAATGCCAGCGCCGCCCAACGCACCAGTGCCTACGGTTGAGATGAAGCATGTGCAGACCAAAGAGGAACAGGAGCAGGAGCGGAAGTTCCAGCAGGAAACGCGTGAATTGCAGAAATTGAAAGAACAACTGGACAACTACATTGAGCAGAACGGGCTGAAGGACAAGCTGGAAACCAAAATCACGGATCTAGGATTGCTGATCACGATTCTCGACAATGCCCTGTTTGATTCCGGAAGTGCGGTGGTCCGTCCGGAAGCGCGCCATCTGGCGGCGGAGATCTCCAAGCTGTTGGAGCCGCAGCCGCGTGAAGTGACCGTTGCCGGGCACACGGACAATGTGCCGATCAACACCCGCGAGTTTCCCTCCAACTGGGAACTCAGTTCCAAGCGGGCTCTCAACTTCATGAAAATCCTGCTGGAAAATGAAAAGCTGGACCCACGAAAGTTCAGTGCCACCGGTTACGGTGAATACCGTCCGATTGCATCCAATGATACCGCAGAGGGGCGGGCTCAGAACAGACGGGTGGAAGTATCCATTCTGCGTAATTTTCCAAAATAG
- a CDS encoding short-chain fatty acid transporter, with protein MFRALTNASVRMVQRYLPDPFLFAVILTFVVFVAGMLVNGKSALEMVTFWGDGFWSLLTFAMQMVLILVTGHTLASTRFFKRGMRFIAGLAHSPGQAIMLTAFVSCLAAMINWGFGLVIGALLAKEVARQVDKVDYRLLIASAYSGFIVWHGGLSGSVPLTIATENHSLQDVIGIIPTTETLFSPLNITLIVAMLIAIPLMNRLMMPSEKDTIVFRGAALAEEEQAATVAVDTPADRLENSFLISFLVFLLGLAFIVWYFWENGFKLNLDIVNLIFLFLGILLHGTPRRFLDAMGEAIKGASGIVVQFPFYAGIIGMMTASGLAATVSGWFIDVSNAATLPLFAFLSAGLVNVFVPSGGGQWAVQAPIMMPAAAELGVPYSEVAMAIAWGDAWTNLIQPFWALPALAIAGLGARDIMGYCLMMLLVTGAILSLGFLIF; from the coding sequence GTGTTTCGAGCTTTGACCAACGCTTCTGTGCGCATGGTGCAGCGCTACCTGCCGGATCCGTTCTTATTTGCTGTTATTCTGACTTTTGTCGTTTTTGTGGCCGGCATGCTGGTAAACGGAAAAAGTGCGCTCGAGATGGTGACATTCTGGGGTGACGGATTTTGGAGCCTGCTCACGTTTGCGATGCAGATGGTCCTGATCCTGGTGACGGGTCATACATTGGCCAGCACCCGTTTTTTCAAAAGGGGCATGCGCTTTATTGCCGGATTGGCCCATTCACCTGGCCAGGCGATCATGCTGACCGCGTTTGTCTCCTGTTTGGCTGCCATGATCAACTGGGGATTCGGGCTGGTTATCGGTGCCTTGCTGGCTAAGGAAGTGGCCCGCCAGGTAGACAAGGTAGACTATCGCTTGCTGATTGCCAGTGCTTACAGTGGTTTTATCGTCTGGCATGGCGGTCTCTCTGGCTCCGTACCGCTGACGATTGCGACAGAGAACCACTCCTTGCAGGATGTGATCGGGATCATCCCGACTACGGAGACGCTGTTCTCGCCGCTTAACATCACGCTGATCGTCGCCATGTTGATTGCGATTCCACTCATGAATCGACTGATGATGCCGTCTGAAAAAGACACGATCGTGTTTCGAGGAGCGGCCTTGGCAGAGGAGGAGCAGGCCGCTACTGTGGCTGTTGATACCCCTGCTGATCGTTTAGAGAACAGCTTCCTTATCTCATTTCTCGTGTTTTTGCTTGGTCTCGCTTTTATCGTCTGGTACTTCTGGGAGAATGGCTTTAAACTAAACCTTGATATCGTCAATCTGATCTTCCTGTTCCTGGGGATCTTGCTGCACGGTACCCCGCGTCGTTTTCTTGATGCGATGGGAGAAGCAATCAAGGGGGCTAGCGGCATTGTCGTTCAGTTTCCTTTCTATGCCGGTATCATCGGCATGATGACGGCTTCTGGGCTGGCTGCCACTGTATCCGGCTGGTTTATCGATGTGTCCAACGCTGCCACTCTGCCGCTGTTCGCTTTCTTGAGCGCCGGTCTGGTCAACGTGTTCGTGCCGTCAGGCGGTGGGCAATGGGCGGTACAGGCGCCGATCATGATGCCGGCTGCAGCGGAGTTGGGTGTTCCGTATTCGGAAGTAGCGATGGCGATCGCGTGGGGTGATGCCTGGACCAACCTGATCCAACCTTTCTGGGCGCTGCCTGCACTGGCTATCGCTGGATTGGGCGCACGCGATATCATGGGCTACTGCCTGATGATGCTGTTGGTGACAGGAGCGATCCTGAGCCTTGGATTCTTGATTTTCTAA
- the ectA gene encoding diaminobutyrate acetyltransferase has translation MKTEAAKRLTMRKPSEEDGAAMWKLVRDSGVLDQNSAYAYLMYCKFFADTCVIAEWEDEVVGFVTAFCPPTAPDTVFVWQIGVNKQQRGMGVGSKMLRELLQRESCKQVRYLEATVSPSNLPSASLFRKAARELGAPCEVTECFPADLFPGETHETELTFRIGPFKGKQ, from the coding sequence GTGAAGACGGAAGCAGCCAAACGGCTGACGATGCGAAAACCGTCTGAAGAGGACGGAGCAGCGATGTGGAAACTGGTGCGTGACTCGGGTGTGCTGGACCAAAATTCGGCCTACGCCTATCTGATGTACTGCAAATTTTTTGCGGATACATGCGTCATCGCGGAATGGGAGGATGAGGTGGTAGGGTTTGTCACCGCTTTTTGTCCACCAACTGCACCTGACACGGTATTCGTCTGGCAAATCGGAGTTAACAAGCAGCAGCGAGGAATGGGAGTAGGAAGCAAGATGCTCCGAGAATTGCTGCAGAGGGAGTCCTGCAAACAAGTGCGTTATCTGGAGGCGACAGTGTCCCCGTCCAATCTCCCGTCCGCATCCCTGTTTCGCAAAGCTGCCAGAGAGTTGGGAGCACCCTGTGAAGTGACCGAGTGTTTCCCTGCAGACCTGTTTCCAGGAGAAACCCATGAGACTGAGCTGACATTCCGAATTGGTCCCTTTAAGGGAAAACAATAG
- the ectB gene encoding diaminobutyrate--2-oxoglutarate transaminase gives MKAIAEVQKPLHVFEQLESEVRSYCRSFPAVFTKASGYRLWDRAGNEYIDFFAGAGALNYGHNNPRIKKKLLEYLQNDGIAHSLDMATEAKENLLQTLHDVILKPRGLNYKVMFPGPTGTNAVESALKLARKVTGRETIVSFTNGFHGMTIGSLAITGNRMKRNGAGLPLTNAIAMPFDNYMGDGVDTTEYIDRLLEDDGSGVSLPAAMILETVQGEGGINVAGFPWLKKIEALCRKHDILLIVDDIQVGCGRTGPFFSFEPAGIQPDIVCLSKSIGGYGLPLALTLFKPELDIWGPGEHNGTFRGNNLGFVAASEAFSYWKDDQLAKDVKAKGEVVHAFLQQLVSSYPYLKGEARGRGLMQGISVGVDGLADKICSEAFKRGLIMETSGAKSEVMKVMPPLTIDAEGLQKGLSILEESIKACQ, from the coding sequence ATGAAAGCAATTGCCGAAGTGCAAAAACCGTTACATGTGTTTGAGCAGTTGGAATCGGAAGTAAGGAGTTACTGCCGCAGTTTCCCCGCTGTATTTACCAAGGCGAGCGGTTACAGACTGTGGGATCGGGCCGGAAATGAATACATTGACTTTTTCGCCGGAGCAGGAGCACTTAATTACGGACACAACAATCCTCGCATCAAGAAAAAACTGCTGGAGTATCTGCAAAATGACGGCATTGCCCATAGTCTGGATATGGCGACTGAGGCAAAAGAAAACTTGTTGCAGACGTTGCACGATGTGATCCTCAAACCGCGCGGGCTGAACTACAAGGTGATGTTTCCCGGTCCCACCGGTACCAACGCGGTAGAAAGCGCCTTGAAGCTAGCCCGCAAGGTCACGGGGAGAGAGACGATTGTCAGCTTTACCAATGGGTTTCACGGGATGACGATCGGCTCGCTTGCGATCACCGGCAACCGGATGAAGCGGAATGGCGCCGGATTACCGCTGACCAATGCGATCGCCATGCCGTTTGACAATTACATGGGCGATGGCGTGGATACGACGGAGTATATTGATCGCCTCTTGGAAGACGACGGCAGCGGTGTCTCTCTTCCGGCAGCGATGATCCTGGAAACCGTACAAGGGGAAGGCGGTATCAACGTAGCCGGTTTCCCCTGGCTGAAAAAAATCGAAGCCCTTTGTCGCAAGCACGATATCTTGCTGATCGTAGACGACATCCAGGTCGGCTGCGGACGTACCGGTCCATTCTTCAGTTTTGAACCGGCCGGCATCCAACCGGATATCGTCTGCTTGTCCAAGTCGATCGGCGGATACGGGCTGCCACTGGCACTCACGCTGTTCAAACCGGAGCTGGATATCTGGGGACCGGGCGAACACAATGGAACCTTCCGTGGAAACAACTTGGGGTTTGTAGCAGCGTCAGAAGCGTTCAGCTACTGGAAGGACGACCAATTGGCAAAAGACGTGAAGGCCAAAGGTGAAGTGGTGCATGCTTTCTTGCAGCAGCTTGTCTCATCATACCCCTATCTCAAAGGAGAGGCGCGAGGCAGAGGACTGATGCAGGGAATCAGCGTAGGTGTGGACGGACTGGCAGACAAGATTTGCTCTGAGGCATTTAAACGGGGGTTAATCATGGAGACCTCCGGCGCGAAAAGTGAAGTGATGAAAGTAATGCCGCCGTTAACGATTGATGCGGAAGGTTTGCAAAAAGGATTATCCATTCTGGAAGAGAGTATCAAGGCTTGTCAGTGA
- a CDS encoding ectoine synthase, which translates to MIVKHLEEIIGANDDIDTPTWNSRRLLLKKENMGFSLHDTVIKAGTETFIWYKNHVEAVYCIEGEGEIEVIGGETYRIKPGMMYALDGHEKHYLRAKSDMRMVCVFNPPLTGREVHDEEGVYPLLQE; encoded by the coding sequence ATGATTGTTAAGCATCTGGAAGAGATCATTGGTGCAAACGACGATATTGATACCCCTACGTGGAACAGCCGGCGGCTGCTTTTGAAAAAGGAAAACATGGGCTTCTCCCTGCACGATACGGTGATCAAGGCGGGTACGGAAACCTTCATCTGGTACAAAAACCACGTCGAAGCGGTCTACTGCATCGAAGGCGAAGGAGAGATCGAGGTCATCGGTGGTGAAACCTATCGCATCAAGCCGGGCATGATGTACGCGCTGGATGGACACGAAAAGCACTATCTCCGCGCCAAATCCGATATGCGCATGGTCTGCGTATTCAACCCCCCGCTCACGGGACGTGAGGTTCATGATGAAGAAGGGGTGTACCCCCTGCTGCAAGAGTAG
- the thpD gene encoding ectoine hydroxylase, with product MTQTNTAVEDLYPSRVSAKPTVIERKDPVVYTNLDGREGPLDQETLASYEKNGYLCLKSFFSPEEVQQFRDELNRLWNANQNSDRKEVILEPESREVRSIFAVHRDNEVFQRLSQHPRLVQIVQQILGSEVYIHQSRINYKKGFTGKEFYWHSDFETWHVEDGMPRMRALSCSITLEDNYHYNGPLLLIPGSHKEFIACVGETPENHFEQSLRKQEYGVPDDDNLSRLAKRNGIDAALGPAGTVVLFDCNIMHGSNGNITPMPRSNVFYVYNSVENKLVAPFSGQMPRPDYIATRD from the coding sequence ATGACGCAAACCAATACGGCTGTTGAAGATCTCTACCCATCCCGGGTAAGTGCCAAGCCTACTGTTATCGAAAGAAAAGATCCTGTCGTCTACACCAATCTAGACGGAAGGGAAGGGCCGCTCGATCAGGAAACGTTAGCCTCTTACGAAAAAAACGGCTACTTGTGCCTGAAAAGCTTCTTCTCACCGGAGGAGGTACAACAGTTTCGCGATGAGCTGAATCGACTCTGGAACGCCAACCAGAACTCCGATCGAAAAGAAGTGATTCTGGAGCCGGAAAGTCGTGAAGTTCGCTCCATCTTCGCCGTCCACCGGGATAATGAAGTATTCCAACGGCTCTCGCAGCATCCTCGGCTGGTCCAGATCGTACAGCAGATCCTGGGCAGTGAGGTATACATCCATCAGTCCCGGATCAACTACAAAAAAGGATTTACCGGAAAAGAGTTCTACTGGCACTCCGATTTTGAGACTTGGCATGTGGAAGATGGCATGCCGCGGATGCGAGCGCTGAGCTGCTCGATCACGCTGGAGGATAATTATCACTACAATGGTCCGCTGCTGCTGATCCCCGGTTCTCACAAGGAATTTATTGCCTGCGTGGGAGAAACACCAGAAAACCATTTTGAACAGTCGCTCCGCAAACAGGAATACGGGGTTCCGGACGATGATAATCTGAGCCGACTGGCAAAACGCAACGGAATCGACGCTGCCCTCGGACCTGCGGGCACGGTTGTGTTGTTCGACTGCAATATCATGCACGGTTCCAACGGCAATATCACGCCGATGCCGCGCAGCAACGTTTTTTACGTATACAACAGCGTGGAAAACAAGCTGGTCGCTCCGTTTTCAGGGCAAATGCCGAGACCAGACTATATCGCAACCCGTGATTGA
- a CDS encoding aspartate kinase, with the protein MALLVQKYGGTSVGSVERIEKVADRVMRSKQAGQQLVVVLSAMGKTTDTLTEMAGEITGDPSEREIDMLLSTGEQVSVALLALALQQRGCDAVSLTGWQAGITTDSRHSNARILSIDDTRIQTHLQRGQVVIVAGYQGLTEDQEITTLGRGGSDTSAVALAASLRAEKCQIFTDVEGVYTADPRVVPLARKIPEITYQEMLELSRSGAAVLHPRAVETARNHQVPLEVRSSFTEEEGTHIGAKMPASLSAIRGIAHREDVAVVSLKSDRVEEKAPAIARILAAAQIETDPFLRKSSTLSFTVPAAQLKKVKAALEADEQLQTAGFWKYRQGLTKVSMIGHNLEDASERSREMAGILAAKKIPIDWLYVDDRRISYAIPASYTREAMQLLHSTLGLDNKQKAVAYTS; encoded by the coding sequence TTGGCTTTACTTGTTCAGAAGTACGGTGGTACTTCGGTAGGTTCTGTTGAACGGATTGAGAAAGTGGCCGATCGTGTGATGCGATCGAAACAGGCGGGGCAGCAGCTCGTGGTCGTCCTGTCTGCAATGGGGAAGACGACAGATACACTGACTGAGATGGCGGGCGAGATCACCGGCGATCCCAGTGAACGTGAAATCGACATGCTGTTGAGTACCGGAGAACAGGTCTCCGTTGCCCTGCTTGCCCTGGCACTTCAGCAGAGAGGATGTGACGCCGTCTCTCTAACTGGCTGGCAGGCAGGGATCACAACTGACTCTCGCCATAGCAATGCTCGTATCCTATCGATCGACGACACGCGGATACAGACTCATCTGCAGAGAGGGCAGGTTGTCATTGTAGCCGGTTATCAGGGTCTCACGGAAGATCAGGAGATTACAACACTGGGACGAGGGGGTTCCGATACCAGCGCTGTCGCCTTGGCAGCCAGTCTGCGGGCAGAAAAGTGCCAAATCTTCACCGACGTAGAAGGGGTGTATACCGCCGATCCGCGAGTCGTCCCGCTCGCCCGGAAGATACCGGAGATCACGTATCAGGAGATGCTGGAGCTCTCCCGTTCGGGAGCAGCTGTGCTGCATCCCCGTGCAGTGGAGACAGCGCGGAACCACCAGGTACCGCTCGAGGTTCGCTCCAGCTTTACCGAGGAAGAGGGCACGCATATCGGAGCGAAGATGCCCGCATCCCTATCTGCTATCCGCGGAATTGCTCACCGTGAGGACGTTGCTGTTGTCTCTCTGAAAAGTGACCGGGTGGAAGAGAAAGCCCCTGCCATCGCTCGTATCCTGGCTGCAGCCCAGATTGAGACCGATCCCTTTTTGCGGAAGTCTTCTACGCTTTCCTTCACCGTCCCAGCGGCCCAACTCAAGAAGGTAAAAGCCGCACTGGAAGCAGACGAACAGCTGCAGACAGCCGGCTTTTGGAAATATCGGCAAGGGCTGACCAAGGTGTCCATGATAGGCCACAACCTAGAGGACGCATCTGAGCGGTCAAGGGAGATGGCTGGGATCTTGGCAGCAAAAAAAATCCCGATCGACTGGCTGTATGTGGATGACAGGAGAATCTCTTATGCCATTCCTGCTTCATACACCCGTGAGGCGATGCAATTGCTGCACAGTACGTTGGGGTTGGACAATAAACAAAAAGCAGTCGCTTATACATCGTAA
- a CDS encoding antibiotic biosynthesis monooxygenase family protein — MILEAAMLQVRAGQDQDFEKAFREASRIISSMRGYRSHELQRCLEEKGKYLLLVRWETLEDHTLGFRGSPEYQEWKKMLHHFYDPFPTVEHFEQVDLTKA, encoded by the coding sequence ATGATTCTCGAGGCGGCCATGCTGCAGGTGAGGGCAGGGCAGGATCAAGACTTTGAAAAAGCATTTCGCGAGGCGTCCAGGATCATTTCCAGCATGCGGGGGTATCGCTCGCATGAACTGCAGCGCTGTTTGGAGGAAAAAGGAAAATACCTGCTGTTGGTCCGATGGGAGACGCTGGAGGATCATACATTGGGCTTTCGCGGCTCCCCTGAATACCAGGAATGGAAGAAGATGCTCCATCACTTTTACGATCCGTTTCCAACTGTGGAGCACTTTGAACAAGTTGATTTGACAAAGGCATGA
- a CDS encoding site-2 protease family protein has translation MKQSTRNRSVLLAVGAFLLSNLKWLWSLLKFSKFGGTLISMAVSLSFYAAIYGWKFAAALIYLIFIHEMGHLVAAKMKGIRTSPAIFIPFVGAVISMKEQPRDARTEAFLAYGGPFAGLISFLPAVPLYLWTNEPFWGLVIFLGAMINLFNLLPVSPLDGGRIVSVLSSKVWLIGLILMGGFLYFSPSPLLFLIFLLGLFTWWSRVREGYQQRVLSYEKEKLLDLIEELRLWPNYWSMSERRSQLYAEVLRMEQPPKQQRFYLPFLQDEKRFARDREQLDREFAQKKWDLLQRWERSPTQYEDGDPNRPLPSPLLSKEIEKAAERMQHVEERLHRLSTYYESATATKWKVLAAYLGLALVLSLFLLYGNGIMEQHQELLMNR, from the coding sequence ATGAAGCAGTCTACGCGAAACCGATCGGTCCTTCTTGCGGTTGGAGCGTTTCTGCTCTCCAACTTGAAGTGGTTGTGGAGTTTGCTTAAATTTTCAAAATTTGGCGGTACCCTGATTTCGATGGCGGTCAGCCTCAGCTTTTATGCGGCCATCTACGGCTGGAAGTTCGCTGCCGCACTGATCTACCTCATCTTCATTCATGAGATGGGGCATCTCGTCGCGGCCAAAATGAAGGGCATTCGCACCTCACCGGCGATCTTTATCCCGTTTGTCGGGGCTGTTATCTCGATGAAAGAACAACCACGCGACGCCCGGACAGAAGCTTTTCTGGCCTATGGGGGACCGTTTGCCGGACTGATTTCGTTTTTGCCGGCGGTCCCGCTGTACTTGTGGACGAATGAACCATTCTGGGGTTTGGTCATCTTTCTTGGGGCGATGATCAATCTGTTCAACTTGCTGCCTGTCTCCCCGCTGGACGGGGGGAGGATCGTTTCCGTCCTGTCGTCCAAGGTATGGCTGATTGGTCTGATTCTGATGGGTGGTTTCCTTTACTTTTCACCGTCTCCGCTATTGTTTCTCATCTTCCTGCTGGGACTGTTCACCTGGTGGTCGCGTGTGCGGGAGGGATACCAGCAGCGGGTATTATCCTATGAGAAAGAAAAGCTGCTCGACCTGATCGAAGAACTGCGGCTGTGGCCCAACTACTGGTCTATGTCGGAACGGCGCTCCCAACTGTACGCAGAAGTGCTGCGCATGGAGCAACCTCCCAAACAGCAGCGTTTTTATCTGCCTTTCCTGCAGGATGAAAAGCGATTTGCACGAGACCGAGAACAGTTGGACCGCGAGTTCGCACAGAAGAAGTGGGATCTCCTGCAGCGGTGGGAACGCTCTCCTACGCAATATGAGGATGGTGACCCCAATCGGCCACTCCCGTCTCCCCTGCTGAGCAAAGAGATTGAAAAAGCGGCGGAACGGATGCAGCACGTAGAGGAACGGCTGCATCGGCTCAGCACCTACTATGAATCAGCCACTGCGACCAAGTGGAAAGTGTTGGCCGCCTATCTCGGGCTGGCGCTTGTTCTCTCCCTCTTTCTGCTGTATGGCAACGGGATCATGGAGCAGCATCAGGAATTGCTGATGAACAGGTAG
- a CDS encoding iron-sulfur cluster biosynthesis family protein gives MTLQLMIEPAFSLAYQRYAGYRPGETLRLYVRTGGPGTGGLFYAIEKDQQLPGDALFEVEGLRFVIRPADFWYFNGGTLRYDQRYGDFGFQFSNPGLDA, from the coding sequence ATGACCCTCCAACTGATGATCGAACCTGCCTTTTCATTAGCCTATCAGCGGTACGCCGGATACCGTCCGGGAGAGACCTTGCGCCTCTACGTACGCACGGGAGGCCCAGGGACGGGCGGTCTGTTTTATGCGATTGAAAAAGACCAGCAACTGCCGGGCGACGCGCTGTTTGAAGTGGAAGGCTTGCGTTTTGTGATACGTCCCGCCGACTTTTGGTACTTCAACGGGGGGACACTCCGTTACGACCAGCGGTACGGCGATTTCGGATTCCAATTCTCCAACCCTGGTCTGGACGCTTAG
- a CDS encoding DUF3905 domain-containing protein — translation MHEKNTLPDKEVAIDETLPHQISSPDFKQANRPMEEPFVNEFGVVIGDSFYDSPESPLNQWSTETDPAVMAGDRWVHPTNDIGWNKPENRELLEDQPPKGVPFMHPTKDVSYRKD, via the coding sequence GTGCACGAAAAGAACACGCTCCCAGACAAGGAGGTTGCGATTGACGAGACTTTGCCCCACCAAATCAGTTCACCTGATTTTAAACAGGCCAACCGGCCGATGGAAGAACCGTTTGTCAATGAATTCGGGGTTGTGATTGGGGACAGTTTCTACGACTCGCCAGAATCGCCGCTCAACCAATGGAGCACAGAGACAGACCCCGCTGTCATGGCTGGCGATCGCTGGGTACATCCGACCAACGACATCGGCTGGAACAAACCGGAGAATCGCGAGCTGCTGGAGGATCAGCCGCCCAAAGGCGTTCCCTTTATGCACCCTACAAAAGATGTGAGTTACCGGAAGGATTAG
- the sspK gene encoding small acid-soluble spore protein K, protein MVRNKEKDFPKTADIRGPKARSEALRPNGSINSEPQERLKENR, encoded by the coding sequence ATGGTTCGCAACAAAGAGAAAGACTTTCCGAAAACAGCCGACATCCGCGGCCCTAAAGCGCGGTCTGAAGCCTTGCGACCAAACGGCTCCATCAATAGTGAACCACAAGAACGGCTAAAAGAAAACCGATGA
- a CDS encoding DUF3886 domain-containing protein encodes MAKRQKQRSHNKAAEEKQSQEQLSGYQVKERLGGDLLTKLKEVERQIKAERQREAEREQERKRQEQEERERNKSFGELLDEYEKKGISKYS; translated from the coding sequence GTGGCAAAACGACAAAAACAGCGCAGTCACAACAAGGCGGCGGAGGAGAAACAATCACAGGAACAGCTGTCCGGATACCAGGTGAAAGAGAGGCTGGGAGGAGATCTGCTGACAAAACTAAAGGAAGTTGAGCGGCAAATAAAGGCAGAACGTCAGCGTGAAGCCGAACGGGAGCAGGAGCGGAAGCGTCAGGAGCAGGAAGAACGGGAACGCAACAAAAGCTTTGGCGAACTGCTGGATGAATACGAAAAGAAAGGCATTTCCAAGTACAGCTAG